A region of Streptomyces sp. NBC_00654 DNA encodes the following proteins:
- a CDS encoding helix-turn-helix transcriptional regulator, whose amino-acid sequence MRTNRRPRTPREKYGEELRLRRLAAGLTQEALAEEVVCSPTLISHFEAGRRLPSPDDAQRIDRALGTDGFFARWLEDLDTKYADHFAAVAELETQATLIQQFALSLVPGLFQTDGYARALFQAYRPNHLREEIDKDVVIRTQRSRVLDGPMKPVLWTMLDEAVLRRGVGGPQVMAEQLNKIADMAESGRLRLHVLPFGVGAHSLQQSLLTLLSFADSAPVAYVEGFQTGNLMDDPGLVASSRTAYDLALSDAMSHQESLALVRAAAEEHEHGHQ is encoded by the coding sequence ATGAGGACGAACCGAAGGCCACGCACGCCACGGGAGAAGTACGGCGAGGAGCTGAGGCTGCGACGGCTCGCCGCCGGCTTGACGCAGGAGGCCCTGGCCGAAGAGGTCGTCTGCTCACCGACGTTGATCAGTCACTTCGAGGCCGGCCGCCGGCTGCCGAGCCCGGACGACGCCCAGCGGATCGACCGCGCCCTGGGTACGGACGGGTTCTTCGCCCGCTGGCTGGAGGACCTGGACACGAAGTACGCCGACCACTTCGCGGCGGTGGCCGAGCTGGAGACGCAAGCGACCCTCATCCAGCAGTTCGCGCTCTCGCTGGTGCCAGGACTGTTCCAGACGGACGGCTACGCGCGCGCACTCTTCCAGGCATACCGACCCAACCACCTCCGGGAAGAGATCGACAAGGACGTCGTCATCCGAACACAGCGTTCCCGCGTCCTGGACGGTCCGATGAAACCGGTCTTGTGGACCATGCTGGACGAGGCGGTGCTGCGGCGCGGGGTCGGCGGACCACAGGTCATGGCAGAGCAGTTGAACAAGATCGCGGACATGGCCGAGAGCGGGCGGCTGCGGCTGCATGTGCTGCCATTCGGTGTGGGAGCCCACTCGCTCCAGCAGAGTCTGCTGACGTTGCTGAGCTTCGCGGACTCCGCACCGGTGGCGTACGTTGAAGGCTTCCAGACAGGCAACTTGATGGACGATCCGGGCCTGGTGGCCTCCAGCCGCACGGCCTACGATCTGGCCCTGAGCGATGCGATGTCGCACCAGGAATCACTGGCCCTTGTGCGGGCGGCAGCAGAGGAACACGAACATGGTCACCAGTAA
- a CDS encoding dihydrodipicolinate synthase family protein codes for MSTIHLPQGPYEPRATPLDLAPGKAPLASRTVFSAAHVVADPYADVSADDPAAVDWDATLAFRRHLWSHGLGVAEAMDTAQRGMGLDWAGAAELIRRSAAEAKAVGGRIACGVGTDQLPAGPATLAGVRAAYEEQLALVEESGAQAILMASRALAAVAKGPEDYLETYAHLLRQASEPVVLHWLGPMFDPALAGYWGSADLDAATDTFLKVIAEHPDKVDGIKMSLLDAEREIDVRRRLPGGVRCYTGDDFNYPELIAGDERGFSHALLGIFDPLGPLAAHAVRVLDTGDTQGFRDLLDPTVELSRHLFRTPTRFYKTGVVFLAWLAGHQEHFTMVGGLQSARSLPHLAKAYELADRLGLFPDPELAASRMRALLTVHGGSR; via the coding sequence ATGAGCACCATCCACCTTCCGCAGGGCCCCTACGAACCCCGCGCCACCCCGCTGGACCTGGCCCCGGGCAAGGCCCCGCTCGCCTCCCGTACGGTCTTCTCCGCCGCCCATGTCGTCGCCGACCCCTACGCGGACGTCAGCGCGGACGACCCGGCGGCCGTCGACTGGGACGCCACCCTCGCCTTCCGCCGCCACCTGTGGTCGCACGGCCTGGGCGTCGCCGAGGCGATGGACACCGCTCAGCGTGGCATGGGCCTGGACTGGGCGGGCGCGGCCGAACTGATCCGCCGTTCCGCCGCCGAGGCGAAGGCCGTCGGCGGCCGTATCGCCTGCGGCGTCGGCACCGACCAGCTCCCGGCCGGCCCGGCCACGCTCGCCGGGGTACGCGCGGCGTACGAGGAGCAGCTCGCCCTGGTCGAGGAGAGCGGGGCCCAGGCCATCCTGATGGCGTCCCGCGCTCTCGCGGCGGTGGCGAAGGGCCCCGAGGACTACCTGGAGACGTACGCGCACCTGCTGCGCCAGGCCTCGGAGCCCGTCGTCCTGCACTGGCTCGGCCCGATGTTCGACCCCGCGCTGGCCGGCTACTGGGGCAGCGCGGATCTCGACGCCGCGACCGATACGTTCCTCAAGGTCATCGCCGAGCACCCGGACAAGGTGGACGGCATCAAGATGTCCCTGCTGGACGCGGAACGCGAGATCGACGTCCGCCGCCGCCTCCCGGGCGGGGTCCGCTGCTACACCGGCGACGACTTCAACTACCCGGAGCTGATCGCGGGCGACGAACGCGGCTTCAGCCACGCGCTGCTCGGCATCTTCGACCCGCTCGGCCCCCTGGCGGCACACGCGGTACGGGTGCTGGACACCGGCGACACCCAGGGCTTCCGGGATCTGCTCGACCCCACGGTCGAACTGTCGCGTCATCTGTTCCGGACCCCCACCCGCTTCTACAAGACGGGCGTGGTCTTCCTCGCCTGGCTCGCGGGCCACCAGGAACACTTCACGATGGTCGGCGGTCTGCAGTCCGCCCGCTCGCTGCCGCACCTGGCGAAGGCGTACGAACTGGCCGACCGGCTGGGCCTGTTCCCCGACCCCGAGCTGGCCGCGTCCCGGATGCGGGCGCTGCTGACGGTCCACGGAGGTTCCCGATGA
- a CDS encoding sugar phosphate isomerase/epimerase — protein MTNDLARLSLNQETIKQWSLPELTEGCVKAGIDQVGLWRAPVQEYGAERAAGLLKDAGISVTSLCRGGFFTALDPAERARALDDNRAAVDEAAALSTDTLVLVSGGLPAGSRDLHGARERIADALAELGPYAAERGVRLAIEPLHPMFASDRCVVSTLGQALDIAERFPAEQVGVVVDTYHIWWDDQAPAQIARAGRGGRIHSFQLADWITPLPAGVLVGRGQLGDGSVDFRAWRRLVEAAGFDGPIEVEIFNEGLWAREGAEVLAEVAARYLQHAC, from the coding sequence ATGACCAACGACCTGGCCAGGCTCTCCCTCAATCAGGAGACCATCAAGCAGTGGTCCCTGCCCGAGCTGACGGAGGGCTGCGTCAAGGCGGGCATCGACCAGGTCGGCCTGTGGCGCGCGCCGGTCCAGGAGTACGGGGCCGAGCGCGCGGCGGGCCTGCTGAAGGACGCGGGGATCTCCGTCACCAGCCTGTGCCGGGGCGGTTTCTTCACCGCCCTGGACCCGGCCGAACGGGCCCGCGCCCTGGACGACAACCGGGCGGCGGTCGACGAGGCGGCGGCCCTGTCCACCGACACCCTCGTCCTCGTCTCCGGCGGCCTCCCGGCGGGCAGCCGCGACCTGCACGGCGCCCGTGAACGCATCGCGGACGCCCTCGCCGAACTGGGCCCGTACGCGGCCGAGCGCGGCGTACGCCTCGCGATCGAACCGCTGCACCCGATGTTCGCCTCGGACCGCTGCGTGGTCTCCACGCTCGGCCAGGCGCTCGACATCGCGGAACGCTTCCCCGCCGAGCAGGTCGGGGTGGTCGTCGACACGTACCACATCTGGTGGGACGACCAGGCCCCCGCCCAGATCGCACGGGCGGGGCGGGGCGGCCGGATCCACTCCTTCCAGCTCGCGGACTGGATCACCCCGCTTCCGGCGGGCGTTCTGGTGGGCCGTGGCCAACTGGGCGACGGCAGCGTGGACTTCCGCGCCTGGCGTCGTCTGGTCGAGGCGGCGGGCTTCGACGGGCCCATCGAGGTGGAGATCTTCAACGAGGGCCTGTGGGCCCGCGAAGGAGCCGAAGTCCTCGCCGAAGTGGCGGCCCGTTACCTGCAACATGCCTGCTGA
- a CDS encoding DUF397 domain-containing protein: MHNTKSPITDSSPPAGWRKSSYSGGANGECLEVADGHLSVPVRDSKTPTGPAILFSPDGWSSFVAAVKNGHLTA; the protein is encoded by the coding sequence ATGCACAACACCAAGTCCCCCATCACTGACAGCTCGCCCCCGGCCGGATGGCGCAAGTCCAGCTACAGCGGCGGGGCCAACGGCGAGTGCCTTGAGGTCGCGGACGGCCACCTCTCCGTCCCCGTCCGCGACAGCAAAACCCCCACCGGCCCGGCCATCCTCTTCTCCCCGGACGGCTGGTCATCGTTCGTCGCAGCCGTCAAGAACGGCCACCTCACCGCCTGA
- a CDS encoding nuclear transport factor 2 family protein has protein sequence MTTPAQISEKYFTAWQAGDFDTLRGLLADDVEFVGALGRASGVEECLGGLRGLGQVMERIDVHARVADDTDVITWFDLHVPGAAPTPTANWSHVEDGRITRIRVTFDPREILAALNR, from the coding sequence ATGACGACTCCGGCACAGATTTCCGAGAAGTACTTCACCGCCTGGCAGGCGGGCGACTTCGACACGCTGCGCGGCCTCCTGGCCGATGACGTCGAGTTCGTCGGCGCGCTCGGGCGGGCCTCCGGGGTGGAGGAGTGCCTCGGCGGCCTGCGCGGTCTGGGCCAGGTCATGGAACGGATCGACGTGCACGCCCGGGTGGCGGACGACACGGACGTGATCACGTGGTTCGACCTGCACGTTCCCGGCGCGGCGCCCACCCCGACGGCGAACTGGAGCCATGTGGAGGACGGGAGGATCACCAGGATCCGGGTCACCTTCGACCCACGGGAGATTCTCGCGGCACTCAACCGGTGA
- a CDS encoding ATP-binding protein encodes MYVSRVYVENIKSFHGPRVVDLTLTRPDGSHAGWTVLAGRNGAGKTTLLRALALALSGPVAARGLVPDFDNWVTRGTSAGRAEALIARDADFDRFTYGRPPSTGFKAGLRWRARPDGASDTRSSHRRGSRPSLEEIRYTDAQSSTARRGPWADNPVGWFCAAYGPFRRMAGGSGEVQRLMLASGPVARQASLFHEDASLAEGVAWLIEQHLRALEGREGAAALKWAALSVLGDGLLPDGYRVEDVDSEGLWVSRDGHRFPLREMSDGFRTVAALVVDLLKQIHDTFGDVVFAGEGNEDGPSPLHVPGVVIIDEIDAHLHVSWQRRIGPWLTSHFPHIQFIVTTHSPYICQAADPGGLIRLPGVEEDAAPEVVPEDLYERVVYGSGDDAILSDLFGLDTPYSVRAEHLRAEFVALESQVYEGDTSPDTVARYKALKDLLTSSPAARVHEMSAQLHRIAGEIGNGEAGGAG; translated from the coding sequence ATGTACGTCTCCCGCGTGTACGTCGAGAACATCAAGTCGTTCCACGGTCCGCGCGTCGTCGACCTGACACTGACCCGCCCGGACGGCTCGCACGCCGGGTGGACCGTCCTCGCGGGACGCAACGGCGCGGGGAAGACGACGCTGCTCCGGGCGCTGGCCCTGGCCCTGAGCGGACCGGTGGCGGCGCGGGGCCTGGTGCCCGACTTCGACAACTGGGTGACGCGGGGCACGTCGGCGGGACGGGCCGAGGCATTGATCGCCAGAGACGCGGACTTCGACCGGTTCACCTACGGCCGGCCTCCGAGCACCGGCTTCAAGGCCGGTCTGCGGTGGCGGGCCCGACCGGACGGGGCATCGGACACCCGGTCCTCCCACAGGAGGGGAAGCCGGCCGTCGCTGGAGGAGATCCGCTACACCGACGCGCAGAGCAGCACCGCTCGACGCGGCCCCTGGGCCGACAACCCGGTCGGCTGGTTCTGCGCCGCCTACGGACCGTTCCGGCGGATGGCCGGGGGGTCGGGCGAGGTGCAGCGGCTGATGCTGGCCTCGGGGCCGGTGGCCCGGCAGGCGAGCCTCTTCCACGAGGACGCCTCCCTGGCCGAAGGCGTCGCCTGGCTGATCGAACAGCACCTGCGCGCGCTCGAAGGACGTGAGGGCGCCGCAGCACTGAAGTGGGCAGCGCTTTCCGTGCTCGGCGACGGACTTCTTCCCGACGGCTATCGCGTGGAGGACGTCGACTCCGAGGGGCTGTGGGTCTCGCGCGACGGCCACCGGTTCCCGCTGCGGGAGATGAGCGACGGATTCCGTACCGTGGCCGCACTCGTCGTCGACCTGCTGAAGCAGATCCACGACACCTTCGGCGACGTGGTGTTCGCCGGAGAGGGCAACGAGGACGGACCCAGCCCCCTCCATGTGCCCGGTGTCGTGATCATCGACGAGATCGACGCCCACCTCCATGTCTCCTGGCAGCGCCGCATCGGCCCCTGGCTGACCTCGCACTTCCCCCACATCCAGTTCATCGTGACGACCCACAGCCCGTACATCTGCCAGGCGGCCGACCCCGGCGGCCTGATCCGGCTGCCGGGTGTGGAGGAGGACGCCGCGCCCGAGGTCGTACCGGAAGACCTGTACGAACGCGTGGTCTACGGCAGCGGCGACGACGCGATCCTCTCCGATCTCTTCGGACTCGACACCCCCTACTCGGTGCGCGCCGAACACCTCCGGGCCGAGTTCGTCGCGCTGGAGTCCCAGGTGTACGAGGGCGACACCTCGCCGGACACCGTCGCCCGCTACAAGGCCCTGAAGGACCTGCTCACCAGCTCTCCCGCGGCGCGTGTGCACGAGATGTCCGCCCAACTGCACCGCATCGCCGGGGAGATCGGGAACGGAGAGGCGGGCGGGGCCGGGTGA
- a CDS encoding HNH endonuclease, with amino-acid sequence MIRLERADLPPDTAAHMKTYTQEIEGTAEPKRKEKAAALWAHSTVRRRVREGLLATLADMAPGHQRCMYCGDGQGTDIDHFEPKSLAPLRTFEWLNHLLACSYCNSNQKRNKFPRSREDGSPLLLDPTLQDPLTHLRLVLPLCTYKGLTPQGDACIDVFGLNSRGVLVDGRRTAYETAKQSIELWSIATDLGRHDKAAKIVRVAWDRPLADVLAAMFHQSGHPAADLLFDGEEETLGLLRDPALRAAFLARA; translated from the coding sequence GTGATCAGGCTGGAACGCGCCGACCTGCCCCCGGACACGGCAGCGCACATGAAGACGTACACCCAGGAGATCGAGGGGACCGCCGAGCCGAAGCGCAAGGAGAAGGCGGCGGCTCTGTGGGCCCATTCGACCGTACGGAGACGGGTACGGGAGGGACTCCTCGCCACCCTCGCGGACATGGCCCCCGGCCACCAGCGCTGTATGTACTGCGGCGACGGACAGGGCACGGACATCGACCACTTCGAGCCGAAGAGCCTCGCTCCGCTGCGTACCTTCGAGTGGCTGAACCACCTGCTGGCCTGCTCGTACTGCAACAGCAACCAGAAGCGGAACAAGTTCCCCCGGTCCCGGGAGGACGGCAGCCCGCTCCTCCTGGACCCCACGCTCCAGGACCCGCTGACCCATCTGCGCCTCGTGCTGCCGCTCTGTACGTACAAGGGGCTGACGCCCCAGGGCGACGCGTGCATAGACGTGTTCGGCCTCAACTCGCGCGGGGTCCTCGTCGACGGCCGCAGGACGGCGTACGAAACCGCCAAGCAGTCCATCGAACTCTGGAGCATCGCCACGGACCTGGGCCGGCACGACAAGGCGGCGAAGATCGTCAGGGTCGCGTGGGACCGCCCGCTCGCCGACGTACTGGCCGCGATGTTCCACCAGTCGGGCCACCCGGCGGCGGACCTGCTCTTCGACGGCGAGGAGGAGACCTTGGGGCTCCTGCGTGACCCGGCCCTGCGTGCGGCCTTCCTCGCACGGGCATGA
- a CDS encoding Gfo/Idh/MocA family protein, with protein sequence MTRRTVRIAMNGVTGRMGYRQHLVRSILAIREQGGLDLGDGDVLWPEPVLVGRRAHALEALAAQHGLTEWSTDLDAVLADDTIDIYFDAQVTSARVDAIKKAIAAGKHIYTEKPTATDVEGALELARLARDAGIKHGVVQDKIFLPGLLKLKRLIDGGFFGEILSVRGEFGYWVFEGDWQEAQRPSWNYRAEDGGGIVVDMFPHWEYVLHELFGQVTTVQAHVQTHLPQRWDEQGKPYAATADDAAYGIFQLAGGAVAQINSSWTVRVNRDELVEFQVDGTHGSAVAGLRNCRVQHRSATPKPVWNPDLPVTEPFRNQWQEVPDNAVFDNGFKAQWELFLRHVALDEPYTWDLMAGARGVQLAELGLKSSAEGRRFDVPELTL encoded by the coding sequence GTGACACGCAGGACAGTGCGCATCGCCATGAACGGCGTCACGGGTCGCATGGGATACCGGCAGCACCTGGTGCGCTCGATCCTCGCGATCCGCGAGCAGGGCGGCCTCGATCTCGGTGACGGCGACGTGCTGTGGCCCGAGCCCGTCCTCGTCGGCCGGAGGGCCCACGCGCTGGAGGCGCTCGCCGCACAGCACGGTCTGACCGAGTGGTCGACGGACCTGGACGCGGTGCTCGCCGACGACACCATCGACATCTACTTCGACGCCCAGGTCACCTCCGCGCGCGTCGACGCGATCAAGAAGGCCATCGCGGCGGGCAAGCACATCTACACCGAGAAGCCCACCGCCACGGACGTCGAGGGCGCCCTGGAGCTGGCCCGGCTGGCCCGTGACGCCGGAATCAAGCACGGCGTCGTCCAGGACAAGATCTTCCTGCCGGGCCTGCTGAAGCTGAAGCGCCTCATCGACGGCGGCTTCTTCGGCGAGATCCTCTCCGTGCGCGGCGAGTTCGGCTACTGGGTGTTCGAGGGCGACTGGCAGGAGGCCCAGCGCCCGTCCTGGAACTACCGCGCCGAGGACGGCGGCGGCATCGTCGTCGACATGTTCCCGCACTGGGAGTACGTGCTCCACGAGCTGTTCGGCCAGGTCACCACGGTCCAGGCGCATGTGCAGACACACCTCCCGCAGCGCTGGGACGAGCAGGGCAAGCCCTACGCCGCGACCGCCGACGACGCCGCGTACGGCATCTTCCAGCTGGCGGGCGGCGCCGTGGCACAGATCAACTCCTCCTGGACGGTACGGGTCAACCGCGACGAGCTGGTCGAGTTCCAGGTCGACGGAACCCACGGCTCCGCCGTCGCCGGACTCCGCAACTGCCGCGTCCAGCACCGCTCGGCCACGCCCAAGCCGGTCTGGAACCCGGACCTCCCGGTCACCGAGCCGTTCCGCAACCAGTGGCAGGAAGTCCCCGACAACGCGGTCTTCGACAACGGCTTCAAGGCCCAGTGGGAGCTGTTCCTGCGCCATGTCGCGCTGGACGAGCCGTACACCTGGGACCTGATGGCCGGTGCGCGCGGGGTGCAGCTGGCCGAGCTGGGCCTCAAGTCGTCGGCGGAGGGCCGCCGCTTCGACGTCCCGGAGCTGACGCTGTGA
- a CDS encoding DUF2254 family protein, which yields MTVTPRGGRTPLRRSRQVRAGLVQLLLALVGLALGLLVPRITGGPSAPARQVADLLLSLGFGVLGTTAVIFSLLFLVVQWAHTSFTPRLALFRQSPIVWRTFAFAIGLAVFCVTAALAIGDRSEVTVAVPVITSILLLAMLALLRTLLLRALASIQLAPVLRSITERGSTALDTLYPSGTVPAASGPTVTDGPPAATVTWPRPSAVLQQIDVKGLREAAREADAVIVLHKAPGTTLHQGARIADVYGAAIADTKVLGSLATGLEPTFEQDPMLAFRLLADIALRALSSSINDPATAVQALDCVKDLLGGPAAKRAGEAGPLRVTGPDGAVRVVIRRPPWEDFVRTGIDDVIVAALNSPLVLTRLRTLLADLEPGAHPHGRELLNRRRAWVEREMADRFPVLWREAPPDPHPQAGGNR from the coding sequence ATGACCGTGACCCCTCGCGGCGGGCGCACCCCGTTGCGACGCAGTCGGCAGGTACGGGCCGGACTGGTGCAGCTGCTGTTGGCCCTCGTGGGGCTGGCTCTGGGCCTGCTCGTACCGAGGATCACCGGTGGCCCGAGCGCACCCGCGCGGCAGGTGGCCGATCTGCTGCTGTCTCTGGGTTTCGGCGTGCTCGGCACGACGGCTGTGATCTTCTCTCTGCTGTTCCTGGTGGTGCAGTGGGCCCACACCAGCTTCACCCCCCGCCTGGCCCTGTTCCGTCAGTCGCCGATCGTCTGGCGGACCTTCGCCTTCGCGATCGGTCTGGCGGTCTTCTGCGTCACGGCCGCGCTGGCGATCGGCGACCGCTCCGAGGTGACGGTCGCCGTCCCGGTCATCACCTCGATCCTGCTGCTGGCGATGCTGGCCCTGTTGCGGACCCTGCTGCTGCGCGCTCTCGCCTCGATCCAGCTCGCCCCGGTCCTGCGCTCGATCACCGAGCGGGGATCCACCGCCCTGGACACGCTCTACCCCTCGGGCACCGTTCCGGCGGCCTCCGGTCCCACCGTGACCGACGGCCCACCGGCTGCCACCGTCACCTGGCCGAGGCCCTCGGCCGTGCTCCAGCAGATCGACGTGAAAGGGCTGAGGGAAGCGGCCCGGGAAGCGGACGCGGTCATCGTGCTGCACAAGGCCCCCGGCACCACCCTGCACCAGGGGGCGCGGATCGCCGACGTGTACGGCGCCGCCATCGCGGACACCAAGGTCCTGGGATCGCTGGCGACCGGGCTGGAGCCGACGTTCGAGCAGGACCCGATGCTCGCCTTCCGCCTCCTGGCCGACATCGCTCTCAGGGCGCTCTCCTCCAGCATCAACGACCCGGCCACCGCCGTGCAGGCCCTGGACTGCGTGAAGGATCTGCTCGGCGGCCCGGCCGCGAAACGTGCGGGGGAAGCCGGCCCCCTGCGGGTCACCGGCCCCGACGGCGCGGTACGGGTCGTGATCCGGCGGCCCCCGTGGGAGGACTTCGTGCGCACGGGCATCGACGACGTCATCGTGGCGGCTCTGAACTCCCCCCTGGTCCTCACCCGTCTCCGTACGCTGTTGGCAGATCTGGAACCAGGCGCCCATCCTCACGGCCGGGAGCTGCTGAACCGGCGACGTGCCTGGGTGGAGCGCGAGATGGCCGACCGGTTCCCCGTCCTGTGGCGGGAAGCCCCACCGGACCCGCACCCGCAGGCCGGCGGAAACAGGTGA
- a CDS encoding LysR family transcriptional regulator: MEMHQLRYLAAVVDEGTFTAAAARLHVSQSGISTQVGKLERELGQRLLERSGRRVRLTAAGEAVLPLAREALEALDGIEHTAAEFAQTTRGRIRLGMITGCSIPGFLDAVAGLGRTHPGLVVSLHEDDSRALRSQVLARSLDLALIAFAGQAEPGLDVSVIVDEPIAVVVPEDHPLNRASVRLADVQAEKVLCLPHGTGIREAYERSCLQAGIEPRVDIDASSPQTLIGLARRGAGVAVLSPSSGADEDVVPVPITDAATHACLGLAIRPDQRSPAARLMMARLREALAP; the protein is encoded by the coding sequence ATGGAAATGCATCAGCTGCGCTACCTCGCCGCAGTGGTGGACGAGGGCACCTTCACCGCTGCGGCGGCACGGCTGCACGTCAGTCAGTCGGGCATCAGTACGCAGGTGGGCAAGCTCGAACGGGAGCTGGGGCAGCGGCTCCTGGAGCGCTCGGGACGCCGGGTCCGGCTGACGGCCGCCGGGGAAGCCGTGTTGCCACTCGCCCGGGAGGCTCTGGAGGCGCTCGACGGCATCGAGCACACGGCGGCCGAGTTCGCGCAGACCACACGGGGCAGGATCCGCCTGGGAATGATCACGGGCTGCTCGATCCCCGGCTTCCTGGATGCCGTGGCAGGGCTCGGCAGGACCCACCCGGGCCTCGTCGTGAGTCTGCACGAGGACGACTCGCGAGCCCTGCGGTCCCAGGTGCTCGCCCGGTCGCTCGACCTGGCCCTGATCGCGTTCGCCGGGCAGGCCGAGCCCGGGTTGGACGTCAGCGTGATCGTCGACGAACCGATCGCCGTGGTCGTGCCCGAGGACCACCCGCTGAACCGTGCGTCGGTGCGGCTCGCCGACGTACAGGCGGAGAAGGTCCTCTGCCTGCCGCACGGTACGGGCATCCGGGAGGCGTACGAGCGCTCCTGCCTCCAGGCGGGAATCGAACCGCGCGTGGACATCGACGCCAGTTCGCCGCAGACACTGATCGGGCTCGCCCGGCGAGGGGCCGGAGTCGCGGTCCTGAGCCCGTCCTCGGGGGCCGACGAGGACGTTGTGCCGGTACCCATCACGGACGCCGCGACGCACGCCTGCCTCGGCCTGGCCATCCGCCCGGACCAGCGCTCCCCGGCCGCCCGTCTCATGATGGCGAGGCTGCGCGAGGCACTCGCCCCCTGA
- a CDS encoding DUF397 domain-containing protein — translation MVTSKRGVVDSSALTGWFKSSYSGGDQGECLEVTDNYTSVPVRDSKTPTGPAILFSPGGWSSFVAAVKNGHLTA, via the coding sequence ATGGTCACCAGTAAGCGGGGCGTTGTGGACTCGTCCGCCCTCACCGGGTGGTTCAAGTCCAGCTACAGCGGCGGAGACCAAGGCGAGTGCCTTGAGGTAACCGACAACTACACTTCCGTCCCCGTTCGCGACAGCAAAACCCCCACCGGCCCGGCCATCCTCTTCTCCCCGGGCGGCTGGTCATCGTTCGTCGCAGCCGTCAAGAACGGCCACCTCACCGCCTGA